The Streptomyces bacillaris sequence ACGTTCCGCCCGGCGCGTGCGAGGAGTTCGTCCGCCAGGCCCACGAGGCCGGGCTGCTGGCCGCGCTGGCGGGGAGCGTGAAGGCGGAGGACCTGGGGACGCTGACCCGGATCGGGACGGACATCGTGGGCGTGCGCGGGGCGGTCTGCGAGGGGGGCGACCGCAACGCCGGGCGGATCCGGCCGCAGTTGGTGGCCGCCTTCCGGGCGGAGATGGACCGGCACGCCCGGGAGCACGCGACGACCGTGGCCGCGCGCTGAACGCCGGAACGGGGCCGCGCCGGCCCCCCTCAGGCATATCGACGGCCCCATCCCGGCCGCCCCTCCTGTCGCACCCCCGCCGTGAGCGCTTCGCCGTCGTCGATCCGGCCACCGGGGAGGCCTTCGACGAGGCCCCCGACCAGCGGCCCGACGAGCTGGACGCCGTCGTGGGCCGGGCCCGGGAGGCCTGGGCGGGCTGGCGGGCCGACCCCGAAGCCCGTACCGCCGCTCTGCTGGCCTCGGCCGATGCCGTGGAGGCCGCGGGCGGGGAGCTGGCTCCGCTGCTCACCCGGGAGCAGGGCAAGCCACTGGCCGAGTCGTACGCGGAGATCGCCCGTACGGCGGCCCGGCTGCGCCACTTCGCCGCGATGGCGCCCGAGACCCGGACGATCACCGACGGCAGGCCGGTGCACAGCGAGATCCGCTGGCGGTCGCTGGGTCCGGTCGCCGCCATCGTCCCGTGGAACTTTCCCCTACAGCTGGCGTCGGCGAAGTTCGCGCCCTCGCTCGCCGCGGGCAACACGGTGGTGCTCAAGCCCTCGCCCTTCACCCCGCTCGCCACCCGGCTGCTGGGGTCGGTCCTGTCCGCCGCGCTCCCGGAGGGTGTGCTGACCGTCGTCACGGGCCGGGAGCCGCTCGGTGCGCTGCTGGCCTCGCACCCGGGGATCCGGCATGTGACGTTCACGGGTTCGGTGCCCACCGGGCGGGCCGTGGCGACGGGGGCGGCGCCCGGTCTCGCCCGGGTCACCCTGGAGCTGGGCGGGAACGACGCCGCCGTGCTGCTGGACGACGTGGAGGTGGAGGCGGTCGCCGACCGGCTGTTTTGGGCCGCGTTCCGCAACTGCGGGCAGGTGTGCATGGCGGTCAAGCGCGTGTACGCCCCGGCACAGCTCCACGCGCGCGTGGTGGAGGCGCTGGCGGAGCGGGCGAAGACGGTCGTCGTCGGGTCCGGTCTCGCCCCCGGTACGGAGCTGGGGCCGGTCAACAACGCCGCCCAGCTGGCCCGGGTGGAGCGGTGCACGGCCCATGCCCTGGAGGAGGGGGCGCGTGCCGTGGCCGGTGGGCACCGGCTGGACCGGCCGGGGTACTTCTACGCCCCGACGATCCTCACCGATGTCCCGCCGGACAGCCCGGTGGTGATGGAGGAACAGTTCGGTCCGGTGCTGCCGGTGCTGCCGTACGGGCATCTCGACGAGGCCGTCGAGGCGGCCAACGCCACGCGGTACGGCCTGGGCGGCTCGGTGTGGGGGACCGACCTGGACCGGGCGGAGGAGGTGGCCGGGCGGCTGGAGTGCGGGACGGCGTGGATCAACCACCACGCCGAACTCTCCCTCGACCAGCCCTTCGCGGGTATCAAGGACAGCGGTGTCGGTGTCGCGGGCGGGCCGTGGGGGCTCTACGGAAACCTCCGGCCGTTCGTCGTGCACCGTCCGATGGAGGGGGGCCGATGAAGTTCGGTGCGGCGGTGCTGCGCTCGTACGAGGACCCGTTCACCGTCGAGGAGGTGAAGCTGGACGCGGGTCCGGCCGAGGGCGAGGTCCTGGTGAGGATCGCGGGCTGCGGGATGTGCCGGACCGATCTGGCCGTCCGCCGCTCGGCGGGCCGCTCGCCGCTGCCTGCGGTGCTCGGCCACGAGGGGGCCGGGGTGGTGGTCGAGACGGGTGGCCCGGAGACGGGGCTGAGCCCCGGCGACCATGTGGTGCTCGGCTTCGACTCCTGCGGGCACTGCCGCGGCTGTCTGGCCGGGTCCCCCGCCTACTGCGACCGGTTCGCCGCGCTCAACCTCTTCGGCGGACGCCCGGAGCACGCCGGGCGGTTCACCGATGCGGCCGGGGGCGCGCTCGCCCCCCGGTGGTTCGGCCAGTCCTCGTTCGCGGCGTACGCGATGGTCCCGGCCCGCAATGCCGTACGGGTCGATCCCTCGCTCCCCCTGGAGCTGCTGGGGCCGCTCGGCTGCGGCTTCCTCACCGGCGCCGGAGCGGTCCTGAACTCCTTCGGCGCCGGGCCCGGCGACACCGTCGCGGTCTTCGGCGCGGGGGCGGTGGGCCTGGCCGCGGTCATGGCGGCCACCGCCGCCGGGGCGGTGGCCGTGGCGGTGGACCGGCACCCCGAACGGCTGGCCTTCGCCGAGAAGCTGAACGCGGTCCCGGTGCACGCGGCCTCGGCCGGTCTGCCGGACCGCATCCGGCGGCTGACGGACGGCGGCGCGCAGTACGCGCTGGACACCACAGGGTCCGGCCGGCTGATCAACGACGCGCTCCGGGCGCTGCGCCCACTGGGCCATCTCGGCCTGGTGGCCCGGCTGCACACCGCGCTCGCGCTGGAGCCGGGGACTCTGGACCGGGGGCGGAGGGTCTCCCACATCTGCGAGGGGGACGCGGTGCCGGGGCTGCTCATCCCACGGCTGACCGGGCTGTGGCGGGCCGGGCTGTTCCCCTTCGACCAGCTGATCCGTACGTATCCGCTCGCCGACATCAACGAGGCCGAGCGCGACTGCGAGGCGGGGCTCGTGGTGAAGCCGGTCCTCATTCCGTGAGGCCGGTGCGTTCCGTGCGGGCACGGCGTTCCGCACCGCCCGCGCATCCGTAGCGCCCGCGCATTCGCGTACCACCGGCGCATTTCCACTTTCCACGTACCGAGGGAGCACCTGCATGGTCGAGACAGCGCACCGGAACACCGGCGTGGAGGGCGTGGCCGGAGGGGTCGGGGTGACGGCTCTGCTGGTCGCCGCGGCGCGGGCGATCGAGACCCACCGCCCCGACAGCCTGGCGCAGGACGTCTTCGCCGAGCACTTCGTGCTCGCCGCTCCGGCCTCCAAGGGATGGCCGGTCCGTCCGGAGGAGGTGACGGACGGGGACGCGAACCCGCTGTGGGGGCGGTTCGCTCGGTACTTCGGGCTGCGGACGCGGGTCCTCGACGACTTCCTGCTCGGGTCGGCGCGCACGGGGGGCGTCCGCCAGGTGGTGCTGGTCGGCGCGGGGCTGGACTCGCGGGCGTACCGGCTGGGGTGGCCCGCCGGGTGTGTGGTCTTCGAGATCGACCGGGAGGAGGTGCTGGCCTTCAAGCACCAGGTGCTCGACGGTGTTGCGGCCGTCCCGAAGGCGGCACGCGTACCGGTCCCGATGGATCTGCGGGACGACTGGGCCGGTGCCCTGCCCGGCGCCGGGTTCGATCCGGCGGCGCCGAGCGTGTGGCTGATCGAGGGGTTGCTGTTCTATCTGCCCCCGGCGGCCGAGACGTATCTCGTCGACACGGTGGACCGGCTGACCGCCGGCGGCAGCGCGCTGGCCTTCGAGGCCAAGCTGGAGAAGGACCTGCTGGCGTACCGCGACAGCGCGCTCTACACGGCGACGAGGGAGCAGATCGGCATCGATCTGCTGGACCTGTTCGATCTCTCCCCGCGTCCCGACTCCGCGGGCCGACTGGCGGAGCGGGGGTGGTCCACCGCGGTGCACACCCCGTTCGACTTCACCCGGCTGCACGGGCGCGGACCGCTGCCGGAGCCGAACGACGCGCTGGCGGGCAACCGGTGGGTGTTCGCGGACAAGCCCCGGGGGTCGTAGCCGCGCGCCCCGGCGGACGGCCCGTCACGGTTCGTCGCGCAGGCGGAGGAGGTACGTGGCGGTCAGCGCGACGGCCCGGTCGGCGTCGTGCGCCAGCTCCGTGAGGGCGTGTGACGCCGCCGTCCCCGGGATGCCCGCCAGCGCCTGGGTCAGCCGTCCGCGTGCGGGCGCCCCGGTGGTGTCCCGGCCGAGGCGGTCGACGAGCCGGGCGGCGATCCGGTCCGCCGTCGCGGTGTCGCCCGCCAGCACGCTGAGCGCGTCGGCCGCGTCGGTGTCGTTCCTGCCCCCCACGATCATGTCGAGGAGGGCGGGGACGGCGTCGGCGTCGCCCCGGGTCCCGAGCGCCAGGGCGGCCTGGCCCCGGACCACGGGGTCGGGGTGGGCGAGGGCCTCGCGCAGCTCTGCGGCGGCCTGGTCGCCGGGCAGTTCGGTGAGGGAGCGGACGGCGCGTTCCCGTACGGCGGCCACCGGTGAGCCGATGCCCGCCGCCAGGAGGGCGGGGGCGCCCTCGCCGGAGCGTGCCAGGGCCCAGCGCAGGGCCCCGGCGACATGCGGATCGCTCTCCGCGAGTACGGCCTCGACCAGGGCCTCCACCGGCACCGGGATGTCGTCGGCCGAGGAGAGGGCCGCGCGCTGGCGGGCGTCGGCGCTCGTGGACCCGAGTGCCTGGAGGAGCGTGACGACCTGGAGGGCGTCCTCCCAGTCGGCGGGTCCGGCGGCATGGATGCCGCGCAGCCGGGTGAGCAGCTCGGTCTCCGCCTCGATGCGCGTCCGCGTCCGGCGGATCAGGTCCTCGACGAGCGCGGACGGGGTGAAGTCGCCGTCCGCGAGGGCCCGTTTGACCTCCCGCAGCGAGAGCCCCAGCGCCCGCAGGCTCTCGATATGGAAGATCCGCCGGATGTCCTGCGGGGCGTACTCCCGGTAGCCGGAGCCGGTGCGGCCCGAAGGGCTCACCAGGCCCAGCGACTCGTAGTGCCGGAGCATGCGGGCACTGACCCCGGACCGTCGCGCCACCTCACCGATCAACACGCCCTAGTGTCCCTCCTGGCCGGAGCCGCCGAGGGCCACGACGCGCTTCGCCTCCTCGATGGCGAAGGCGAAGCTGGTCTCCGGGTCGCGCAGCAGCTTCTCGGTGGCGAGCCCGTGGGCGCGTACGGCCGGGTCGGCGGCCGTACGGGCGGGGAGCAGGGCCGCCACCATGGGCTCCCCCAGGGCGACCAGGGCCCGGCTCAGGCTCAGCTGGGTCTCGTGGCCGCCGCGCCCCAGCTGGCTGGCCAGGACCGTGGCCAGCGCGGGTTCCTCACCCTCCGGTACGAGCACGGCGGCGGCCCGCCAGGCGCTCCGCGCCACCTCGTCGTCGGGGTCGGCCAGCAGCGCCCGGGTGATCGCGGGCCAGGCCCGTGGGTCCCCGATCTTGGACAGGGTGTGGAGCGCCTGGCTCCGTGCCTGCGGACGCTCCGAGCGGAGTTCGTGGAGCAGCACGGGGAGCGTCAGGGTCACCGGGTGGCGGTTCAGCGCCCAGGTCAGCATGTCGCGGACGAAGAACTCGGGCTCGGTCGCGCACCGTTCGACGAGCGGGCCGATGTAGCGCGGGTCGGGGGCCGAGCCGATCGCCAGTGCGGCGCGCAGCCGTACGGACGCGCGGTCGTCGGCCAGTCCCCCGATCGCCCGTGCCGTGTCCGTGTCCACGTCCGCGTCCGTCTCCGTGTCCCTGCTCCTGTTCGTGTCCTGTCCCGTGACCGTCATCGAGACCACCTCCTCGGTCCGCAGTGAAGACCTTGTCATCGTGTCAAGGTCAAGCGGGAGCGGGCGCCGACCACCCTGCGGTGACATTTAGGCAGCCTCACCTAATATGACGATTGTCGTGTTCGGGTCCCACGCGAGAAGCCGGTATCCCCCCTTTCTTACTTCTGTACTCGTCCAGGGCACAGCTCTGCCCACCGGCTGCCCGTGCCCGTCCCCGAAGGAGACATGCAGCGCATGTCCATGCCCCGCCGTGGCCGTCTGGCCGCTCTCGCCGCCCTGACCGTGGTGTCCCTGGGCACCGGTGTCCTCGCCGTTCCCGCATCCGCCGCCCGGGCCCCGCCGTCGCCGCGCAGGCCCAGCAGGCCGGGACCACGACGGCGGCCGCGCCGATCCTGGTGGCCGGCGAGTCCTCCTGGGGCTTCAAGGAGTCCTGGGTCCGCTATGTGACGTCCATGGGCGGTTCGGTGACCGTGGCCGGTGGCGCCACCAAGGACGGGGCGGGGCTGATCGGTTACCCCGTCAACCACGGTGCGGTGGACACGGCCAAGCGCTCCGCCGATGTGCGCTTCGGCGGTTCGGTCACCTACGCGGTGCCCGGCCGCGGCATCACCGCCATCACCCTCGCCAACCCCCGGGTCGTCCTCAAGAACGGCCAGGGCACGCTCCACATGGACGTGACGACCGATCTGGTCGCCGGTCAGGCCCCGGTCACCACGGCCGGTGTGCCGCTCGCCACGCTGGAGGCGTCCACCGGGACCCTCGCCGGGAACACCCTCGACTGGAAGGGCATCACCACCGCCCTCACCGCCAGGGGCGCGGAGATCTTCGCCTTCCAGGGCCGGCCCATGTACCCGACCGGCACGGTCCTGGACGCCCTCGCCATCGGCGGCCGTATCAGCGTCCCGACCCTGACGGTCAGCCAGGTCACCGCGCTGGGCGCCGAGACCGAGGTCACGGTCCAGGGCTCCGGCTACCAGCCCGGCCGCGGGGTGTACCTGGCGCAGACCGTCGCCCTGCCCGGCACCACGTACCCCGCTGTCTACGGCAACGAGGCCTGGATCCGACAGGTCGGCGTCGACGGCACCTTCACCCTGACGGCAAAGCTCACCGAGAGGTTCACCTCCGGCACCACCACGGTCAACTGCCTCACGACCGCCTGCTTCCTCACCACCTTCAACTCGCACGACGGCACCGACCCGACCTGGATGCCCTCGCGCGCCCAGGACGTCGCCCAGCCGCTCCGGTTCGCCGCTGCCGTCCCGGGCGCCGTCGTGACCCGGCAGCCGGTCTCCCGCACCGTCCGCTCGGGCGCCACCGCCGAGTTCACCGCCGCCGCGACCGGCCACGATTCCGTCCGCTGGGAGCGCAGCACGGACCGGGGCGCGACCTGGAACACCGTGGCCGGGGCCACCTCCCCCACCCTCGCGGTGAAGGCGAGCGCCGCGCTCAACGGCCACCGCTACCGGGCCGTGTTCACCAACGTCTCCGGTGCGACCGCCACCTCGGCCGCCACCCTCACCGTGACGGCCGTGCCCGCCCGGATCATCTCCTTCAACGCCGACCCGGAGCCGGTCGGCAAGGGCAGCAAGCTCAAGATATCCGGCACCCTCCAGACCGCCGGGGCCACCGGCAACGCCTGGAGCCCGCTGGCCAAGACGTCCGTCGTGATCGAGTTCCAGGCGAAGGGATCCAAGACCTGGAGCCGGGTCACCACGGTCACCACCGACGCCAAGGGCGCCGTCACCGCCTCGGCCACCGCCCAGAAGGACGGCACCTGGCGCGCCCGTTCCGCGGGCACCGCCGACCGCTCCGCCGCCACCAGCTACGCCGACTACGTGGACGTCAAGCTGCGCACCTCCGTCTCCGGCTTCAACGCGTCCCCGGGGCCGGTCCGCAAGGGCCGCACCATCACGGTCAAGGGCACCCTGCGCACCCTGGACGGGAGCTGGAAGAACACCTCCGGCCACTCCGTGGACATCCTGTTCCAGGCCAAGGGCTCCAAGAAGTGGAGCAGGCTCGCGACCGTCCGCACGAACGGCAAGGGCGTCTTCACCAAGGGCTTCACCGCCAAGCAGGACGGCACCTGGGAGGCCCAGTTCAAGGGCACCTCCGCCCGCCTGGGCACCACCAGCGGCGGCGACTACGTCGACGTGCGCTGACCCGCACGCGCCTCCCGCGCATCCCCCACACCGAGTCCGACGGCCGGTCACCGCAGGCATCCCGCCCGCAGGTGACCGGCCGTCCGGCCGTACGGGCCGACTCCCCGCGCCCGGCCCGTACGGGGGCCGATGCCCCGCCCGGTGCGCTTCCGCCCGATCGGCCCCGTCGCATCGCATCCGTACGGGGTACAAGTGCGGAAGGGACAGGAGTGACGAACGGTTCGCCACCGCCCTGACCGGAGGAAGGACGTGGGATGGCCCGTACCCCGGCCGTGGAACACTCCTTCGCCGCCGCCTGCCCGCTCCCGGTGGGCCCGGGCCCCTCGCCCTGCGGGGCCGGGGCCGTCGATGCGGATGTGGTCGGTGCCGTCCTGCGTACCGCGCGCACCGTGCTCGCGGAACGGGTCGCCCAGGCGTCGGAGATCGATGCGTCGTTCGCGGAGGAGCTGGCGGGACGGGTCCGCGACTTCACCCTGGAGGGCGGTAAGCGGCTGCGCCCCCGGCTCCTGTGGTGGGGGATGCGGGCCTGCGGCGCGGGGGACGCCACCGCCACGGCGGCCGCGCTGCGGCTGGGGGTGGCGCTGGAGCTGATCCAGACCTGCGCGCTGATCCACGACGACGTGATGGACCGCTCGCGGCTGCGCCGGGGGAAGCCCGCCGTCCATATCGGCCTCGCCGCCTCGGCGGGTCTCTCCCCGGAGTCGGAGCGGGGCTCGGCGTTCGGCACCTCGGCGGCCGTGCTGGCCGGGGACCTCGCGCTGGTCTGGGCCGACGACACCGTGGCGGAGACGGCGCTGCCCACCCCCGTACGACGGCGGGTCGGGGCCATCTGGCGGTCCATGCGGACGGAGATGGTCGCCGGTCAGTTC is a genomic window containing:
- a CDS encoding aldehyde dehydrogenase family protein, with the translated sequence MSHPRRERFAVVDPATGEAFDEAPDQRPDELDAVVGRAREAWAGWRADPEARTAALLASADAVEAAGGELAPLLTREQGKPLAESYAEIARTAARLRHFAAMAPETRTITDGRPVHSEIRWRSLGPVAAIVPWNFPLQLASAKFAPSLAAGNTVVLKPSPFTPLATRLLGSVLSAALPEGVLTVVTGREPLGALLASHPGIRHVTFTGSVPTGRAVATGAAPGLARVTLELGGNDAAVLLDDVEVEAVADRLFWAAFRNCGQVCMAVKRVYAPAQLHARVVEALAERAKTVVVGSGLAPGTELGPVNNAAQLARVERCTAHALEEGARAVAGGHRLDRPGYFYAPTILTDVPPDSPVVMEEQFGPVLPVLPYGHLDEAVEAANATRYGLGGSVWGTDLDRAEEVAGRLECGTAWINHHAELSLDQPFAGIKDSGVGVAGGPWGLYGNLRPFVVHRPMEGGR
- a CDS encoding NAD(P)-dependent alcohol dehydrogenase, translated to MKFGAAVLRSYEDPFTVEEVKLDAGPAEGEVLVRIAGCGMCRTDLAVRRSAGRSPLPAVLGHEGAGVVVETGGPETGLSPGDHVVLGFDSCGHCRGCLAGSPAYCDRFAALNLFGGRPEHAGRFTDAAGGALAPRWFGQSSFAAYAMVPARNAVRVDPSLPLELLGPLGCGFLTGAGAVLNSFGAGPGDTVAVFGAGAVGLAAVMAATAAGAVAVAVDRHPERLAFAEKLNAVPVHAASAGLPDRIRRLTDGGAQYALDTTGSGRLINDALRALRPLGHLGLVARLHTALALEPGTLDRGRRVSHICEGDAVPGLLIPRLTGLWRAGLFPFDQLIRTYPLADINEAERDCEAGLVVKPVLIP
- a CDS encoding class I SAM-dependent methyltransferase translates to MVETAHRNTGVEGVAGGVGVTALLVAAARAIETHRPDSLAQDVFAEHFVLAAPASKGWPVRPEEVTDGDANPLWGRFARYFGLRTRVLDDFLLGSARTGGVRQVVLVGAGLDSRAYRLGWPAGCVVFEIDREEVLAFKHQVLDGVAAVPKAARVPVPMDLRDDWAGALPGAGFDPAAPSVWLIEGLLFYLPPAAETYLVDTVDRLTAGGSALAFEAKLEKDLLAYRDSALYTATREQIGIDLLDLFDLSPRPDSAGRLAERGWSTAVHTPFDFTRLHGRGPLPEPNDALAGNRWVFADKPRGS
- a CDS encoding MerR family transcriptional regulator; its protein translation is MLIGEVARRSGVSARMLRHYESLGLVSPSGRTGSGYREYAPQDIRRIFHIESLRALGLSLREVKRALADGDFTPSALVEDLIRRTRTRIEAETELLTRLRGIHAAGPADWEDALQVVTLLQALGSTSADARQRAALSSADDIPVPVEALVEAVLAESDPHVAGALRWALARSGEGAPALLAAGIGSPVAAVRERAVRSLTELPGDQAAAELREALAHPDPVVRGQAALALGTRGDADAVPALLDMIVGGRNDTDAADALSVLAGDTATADRIAARLVDRLGRDTTGAPARGRLTQALAGIPGTAASHALTELAHDADRAVALTATYLLRLRDEP
- a CDS encoding HEAT repeat domain-containing protein — its product is MTRSSLRTEEVVSMTVTGQDTNRSRDTETDADVDTDTARAIGGLADDRASVRLRAALAIGSAPDPRYIGPLVERCATEPEFFVRDMLTWALNRHPVTLTLPVLLHELRSERPQARSQALHTLSKIGDPRAWPAITRALLADPDDEVARSAWRAAAVLVPEGEEPALATVLASQLGRGGHETQLSLSRALVALGEPMVAALLPARTAADPAVRAHGLATEKLLRDPETSFAFAIEEAKRVVALGGSGQEGH